CAGGAAACTCTTTTGGTAGAGCCAATTTTTCTCCATTTGATAAATCAACGCGTTTATCATTAATGTTAACTTTGCCATGCAACATTTCTAATTGAGTTTGTTGCAAAGCTTCAGCTTTAATCAAAGTACTATCTAATTGATTATAAAATTCACCCATCAGAGCTAATGTTCCCAAATCACTAACATACCAAAGGCTTGCTAATGCTGATTTAACGCCTGCTTGTACTGCCAATCCTGCGAAACCTAGTTCTGCTTTTTCGTCTCCTATAGCAGTGTCACAAGCACTTAAAACCAACAATTCTATTGGCGTGTTGGCGGTATTCCAACCAAGCTTATCTGATATATTTCGTAGTTGGGGAATTCTCAGCTTACCATCGTAAAACTGAATATAAGAATCATTTAAATCCCCTGCTTTAAATTCTGCATGGGTGCCAAGATGAATAATCTGAAAAGAATTTTTACGGCTATTTTGAGCTATAAAGTTAGGAATAGTAAACTGCTTATTCAGAAATGCCTCTCCTTTACGAGGATCGCTGACAATAGTTTTTAATTCTATACCCATAGTTGGTAATGACGGTTGATCGGTAAATTCTGAAGCTCCCATAGCCAAAATAGAGCTTTTTGCAGGATCTACGTAGCGAGTATCTGTTAAACCAAAGCTAGGAACTATTGCCGTAGCATATTTTTCGACTAAAAATTGTTTACCATCATAAAGTGCTGCTAGAGGCAATAAACGTAATCCCGAATCCATTGAGAAAACCAAAATGTCGATATTATTAGCTTGCAATTGCGCTTCTAAAGGTTTAATTAATACGTTATAAAGTTTTTGCCCTGATTCCCTGTAGTCAGTATCTTGTAAATTTCTAGCGTTACTAACCTCTTCACGGAATTGAGTTGCAGTCGCGATTACATCTTTTCTAGAGGTGTCCTTGACAGTTTTCCGTATAGTTGTCTCTTTTAATTGAGGCAGATCTGTGGATTTAAGATCGCTTGAGGCAACTGTAGAACTTTTAGCAGCAGCAGATTTTGAATCATCGGGCAGCACTGCCAATGATTCAAGCTGATTTTTTTGCAGTGATATATTGATAAATGCAGCCTTTTTACCAGTTTGCTGTTCCAATTCAGCCAATCTGCGAGAAATATCCCGAACAGAAGGCACTTTGCCATATATTTGTAATCCTGAAGAATTAATTAATTGATTTAATTGAAACTCCTCCTGCATTTGTATTGCTAAATCAGTAGGAGCGTTTTGGAATTGTACCTCATAAGCAACACGATCTAATTGTCCTGTATTTACATTTTCCTCAGCAGCTTTTTTTTCTTCCTCAACAGCCTTTTTTTCTTCCTCAACAGCCTTTTTTTCTTCCTGAGCGGCTTTTTCTGTTGCTTGTGCTTGAGCGGGTGTTTCCTCTTCTTGAGCGGGTTTTTCCGTCGCTGGAGTACTAGTTGTGGCTGGCGATTTGTTCGTATCTAATGAGCTTGTATCTGATGAACCTCCAACAGCATTGGGTGTTTCCTGAACTGCCTGATTTGAATTTTGGTTAGTACTCCCTGAAGAGGTGTTCGAGTTATCAGAAGGAGTTTCTAAAGCGTCAGAAAGTCCCGTTGTTTCAGTCAAAGTATTGCTATCGGCAGTGTTGCCATCTGTAGGACTACCATTCATAATTTCGTTGGGATTTGGCAATGTAATATCCGACATATTCCCTGTTTGAGAACGAACTGAATCAGTAGCTAACAATGACCAGATTAGAACTAAAAGTATTTTGACTGGCAGTTGAAATAATTTCATGTTGATATTTTCCTAAAAGGTAAAATGATTTTAAAAAGTAAAAGTATAGCCAAAACCAAAGATAAATCTTGTGCCATCTCCAGCGGTACCAGCAATATCTGTTAGAGCAGGTACTATTACAAGAGGTAATTTTCTAAACAAAACAATAGGAGTACCAATGGTTAAATCTTGACCGCTCCACTCAGCCACAAATCCCACAGGATCTAAAATTTTGACTGCTAAACTACCGAAGATACCTAGTGTTTTATTACCGTTATTAATATTAGACTCAGAACGAAATTGCCCACCTCCTACTCCAACAGTTGTATATATTTCACTAAAAGCTTTGCTTCTATCTTCACGTAATTTGAATCTTTTCGTAACAACTCCATAAACTGAAGAACCCCCATCAGTATTACCCCATGTAGCTAAACCTTGTACTCCAATAGCTACGGCAAAATCCTTGGGTAAACGACGATGCAACTTAAGATTGATTGCTCCGTCGCTGAATGGTGAACTTACGTCAACTAAACTAATTCCAATCTGCGCGCCAATGTTTTTTGAGGGATTTCCTAAACCGAAACCTATACCTATTACTCCGTCTGCTTTATCTCGGAAGCGAACACGATCTTGGAAACCAAAACCTATTCCCGCACTTCTCCAGGACGCACCATAGGCAGATGGATTAATAATTGTGATACTTGGGGAAGCTCGATAAGGCTGCTGGGTAAATGGTATTCGTAGTGGTATTCTTGTTGGTTCAAATCTTTCTCCCCCTGTGGGTTGGCGACGTAATGATGGAATACCGCTATCGGCAGGAGAGGAGGATTCTGAAGATTCGGCAGCTACAGTACTATTAATATTTAGATTGTTAAAAGAAGTAAAGTTGAATTTTAATTCTGATTTTGTAGATTTAATCGTATTTCCTAATAAATTACTTGCTGATGATTTAGAAGTTATATTGTCAGGAACTTCAGCTTTAATCTCACTGCTCATTGATAAAAACAAAGCGTTCATTAAAGAGAACTTAGCAATTTGCACAAGGGACTTATTGAACTTATTAATAATTGACATTTACGTGGGTAATTTTTCAAATATTTCTATATATAACTTGGGCTTTGTGTTCTTATTTGCAGTTAATCGAGATGAAAAACATAGTGAATACCGAAATACCCTTGACTTAGAACAATAGCTTTTTTAGACTTTTAGTTCTTCTATCAAGCTATTTTTTGTTGCATAAGTTTTGTTATATTAGAATAGCTATTGTTTACCTAAGTGTAATTGTTAGTAACAAGCCTCAAATAAACTAGGGAAGATTAAAGCAAACAATAGCCACAGTTTTAGATCGTTTAACATTAAGACAGAAGAATAAGTAGCGACTTCTTGTATATTTATTTAAACCTAAATAAGCTTTTAACCATATGCCCAATGTCAACTAATAATTTTGATTGATATTAGGAACTTTTTGCATATACTATTAAGCAGCTTACCACCACGGCCACCATACAGGTTGATATGGTTTGTCGTCAAAGCTATATATATTACCTCTACTTTTTAATGCCTTACACTCTAAAGGCTTCATATTGTTTAAAACGCAACCTGCATTGTAGTTAGGATTTACGCTGAACAACTTCTCGCTGGCTTTATCAGCGCAGTTTTGGTTTTCTTCTGTAACTAAGCAAACTAAATTTTTCTTTTCTAGACTTTCTGCCTTCAGATATTTGGCTGTTTTTTGCTGATACGAAGCCTGTAATTTGTTGGCAGTTTGCTGACAAATTTCTTTGCCAGACTGTTTTGGAAGTAGATATTCTGAGTGCCAACTCATGATTGGCTTGAGGTTCACTTGCCCTGAAGTATAGGCATACATTGTTGGCGTACCTTCTTGAGTAGCGCAGACAAAGGCAGTATTAGCAGATTTTTTATTAGGATTTTTTTCTGCCTGGACGGGCAACGAACTTATCGCGATCGCGCAACCGACCAAGGCAGTATATAGGTGCTTTTTATTCATAGATCGTGTCTTCTATTTGGTATATAGAGCTATATTAAACATACACCAAATGTAATTTACTATGTAAACTTACTGAATTACTATTATTTCACTAAATATATTGTCACAAGCGTAAATTTTTGATAAAGATGATTTTTCAAACGCTTCTCATCCTTTATTCTTTATCCCTTATCTTTCAAAAGCCCAGGTCTAGGCATGGATACAGGTTGACGTTTATTTATCTGACGTAGCCAGAAGCCACCTATAACTGCCACAGTAAGGGATATCCAGCCTGTCAAAGATTGCAGCAACAAAAATCCACCGATCGCAAACATTGAGCCAAATAAAAGCAAGGTGGCAGCAATCACTCTAATTAAATCTTGAGTTAAATTTTGTGCAGCAGGAATACCTGTTCTCTCTCGCTGACGCTTCCAGCCTATTCCTCCTGGCTGTACTCGGCGATAGAATTTATCTAAAGTAGCATCGGCTTCTGGAGGAGTAAGATACATCACGGTAATCCACAGCAAGGCAGTTACAACCGAAATAAATAGGAGATTAGAACCGAAATCGCCTAATATTTGTTCAAATATGGGAAAAAGGTCGATAATTTGTTGAGGATAAATACTGGTAATTAGCCCAATAATAAAACCGCCTACCATAGCAGTCAATTCCGCAGCAGCATTAATTCGCCACCAAAACCAACGCAAGATCAACACCAACCCAGGCCCAGTGCCGATCGCAATTACTAAACGAAAAACAGTGGTAATATCAGTAGAATAAAATGCAGCGATCGCCCCAAAAACTGTCACTAAAACAGAGGCGATTCTACCTACCATCACTAATTCTGCTTGACTAGCGTTAGGCTTGAGAAAACGTCGGTAAAGGTCGTTGGTCAAATAAGATGCACCCCAGTTAATCGAAGTAGAAACCGTACTCATAAAGGCTGCAATCAGCGAAGTCACCACCAAACCCAACATTACAGGAGGCAAAAAATCCAGCATCAATTTTGGATATGCCAGTTCCTTATCTTCTAGATCTGGATAGATAACCATAGCTACCAAAGCAACTATAATCCAGGGCCAAGTACGTATTCCATAGTGAAGGATATTAAAAAACCACGAGGCTTTTTCAGCTTCGGCTTCAGTTTTTGCTGCTGCCAAACGCTGTACAAACTCTCCCCCGCCATCGCTGCGACGAAAAGACCACCACTGAAGAAACAAGTAAGCAGAAAAAGTAGTAGCGGTAATTCCCGCAGCATCATTCCACCCCATACTGCCATTGCTGAATTGAACAGGGAAAAAAGACAAAACATCTATCTCACTGGCTTGTTGAACTTGGGGAATTAGTTCATGAATACCACCTACATGATTGACGGCTACAATTGCTACGGCGATCGCACCAAGTAAAGCCAGAAAAAATTGAAAGAAATCCGTAGTCACAACGCCCCATAGCCCAGAAAAGCCAGAATATACTAAAACTATAACGCTAACGCCGACTACACTCCAAATTTTGATGTTTTCCCCTGGATTAACTCCCAAACTTTGCCAAAGTTCTAAGGCATCTACTACCTTAACCATCGCTAGCATGGCGTAACCAATACCAATACAGTTAATCGGCACAGCAAAGAGAAAAGCTTTCGTCCCCCGCAAAACAGCAGCCGTATTTCCGCCATAACGCACCTCTGTTAATTCTGCATCGGTAAGAATTTCCGAACGTCGCCACAAACGAGAAAAGATATAAATCATGATTACATGAGAAATACCAAAACTCCACCATTCCCAGTTACCAGCAATACCGCGACTACCTACCACACCACAAATATATAAAGGTGTATCAATGGAAAAAGTGGTCGCTGCCATACTTGTCCCTGCTAACCAC
This DNA window, taken from Pleurocapsa sp. FMAR1, encodes the following:
- a CDS encoding CHAT domain-containing protein, whose translation is MKLFQLPVKILLVLIWSLLATDSVRSQTGNMSDITLPNPNEIMNGSPTDGNTADSNTLTETTGLSDALETPSDNSNTSSGSTNQNSNQAVQETPNAVGGSSDTSSLDTNKSPATTSTPATEKPAQEEETPAQAQATEKAAQEEKKAVEEEKKAVEEEKKAAEENVNTGQLDRVAYEVQFQNAPTDLAIQMQEEFQLNQLINSSGLQIYGKVPSVRDISRRLAELEQQTGKKAAFINISLQKNQLESLAVLPDDSKSAAAKSSTVASSDLKSTDLPQLKETTIRKTVKDTSRKDVIATATQFREEVSNARNLQDTDYRESGQKLYNVLIKPLEAQLQANNIDILVFSMDSGLRLLPLAALYDGKQFLVEKYATAIVPSFGLTDTRYVDPAKSSILAMGASEFTDQPSLPTMGIELKTIVSDPRKGEAFLNKQFTIPNFIAQNSRKNSFQIIHLGTHAEFKAGDLNDSYIQFYDGKLRIPQLRNISDKLGWNTANTPIELLVLSACDTAIGDEKAELGFAGLAVQAGVKSALASLWYVSDLGTLALMGEFYNQLDSTLIKAEALQQTQLEMLHGKVNINDKRVDLSNGEKLALPKEFPEGNLSLAHPYFWSSFTLIGNWN
- a CDS encoding COP23 domain-containing protein translates to MNKKHLYTALVGCAIAISSLPVQAEKNPNKKSANTAFVCATQEGTPTMYAYTSGQVNLKPIMSWHSEYLLPKQSGKEICQQTANKLQASYQQKTAKYLKAESLEKKNLVCLVTEENQNCADKASEKLFSVNPNYNAGCVLNNMKPLECKALKSRGNIYSFDDKPYQPVWWPWW
- a CDS encoding sodium:solute symporter family protein, which gives rise to MTLIDWLIVLVYFLLTIGLGVFLSRKASQSMEDFFVSGRSLPWWLAGTSMAATTFSIDTPLYICGVVGSRGIAGNWEWWSFGISHVIMIYIFSRLWRRSEILTDAELTEVRYGGNTAAVLRGTKAFLFAVPINCIGIGYAMLAMVKVVDALELWQSLGVNPGENIKIWSVVGVSVIVLVYSGFSGLWGVVTTDFFQFFLALLGAIAVAIVAVNHVGGIHELIPQVQQASEIDVLSFFPVQFSNGSMGWNDAAGITATTFSAYLFLQWWSFRRSDGGGEFVQRLAAAKTEAEAEKASWFFNILHYGIRTWPWIIVALVAMVIYPDLEDKELAYPKLMLDFLPPVMLGLVVTSLIAAFMSTVSTSINWGASYLTNDLYRRFLKPNASQAELVMVGRIASVLVTVFGAIAAFYSTDITTVFRLVIAIGTGPGLVLILRWFWWRINAAAELTAMVGGFIIGLITSIYPQQIIDLFPIFEQILGDFGSNLLFISVVTALLWITVMYLTPPEADATLDKFYRRVQPGGIGWKRQRERTGIPAAQNLTQDLIRVIAATLLLFGSMFAIGGFLLLQSLTGWISLTVAVIGGFWLRQINKRQPVSMPRPGLLKDKG